DNA sequence from the Lysinibacillus sp. OF-1 genome:
GATTTTATAATGTTTCATTCGAGAAATAGGTTTATAGCCTAGCTGTACTAAACGTTTACGTTTCCGCCATTGCCAAAAGCTTGCTGTTACCCACAATGTTTGTGCTGGTTTTATTTTTCGGAAATACGCTGTAATAATATCGATTTGTTTGAAAACATCATAGGCTAAAAAATAGGTTTCCTTCGGTAAGGCTTCTACAATTTTCATTGAATCTACACGCCAATTGGAGGCATGTAACGCAAAGGCTGGCTTATTCGTTTCCGCAAAGGAGTCTTTATAGATCTTATAGCCCTTATAATAAAGAGCAATGACTTCTTCCTGATCAAGCTGCATCGCTTCCTGAATGGACATTTCTTCAAATAAATTACCTACAGGCTGCTGTGGCGATACGTCCTCTAATGGGGATAATTCATACAGCTCCACTTGTTTCAAACGAATACATTTTTCTACGAATTGTTGTCCATATTCTAGCCAATCTTTTATCTTTCCATACTTTACTAAATAACGTAAATAGCCCAGTGTATTACGCTTCCAGTCCACAATTCGTTGATTGCCCTTTACGTGTTCTTTGAGCCGTTCCTTTAGCGTCAAAAAACCTGCCAATAGATTTGTACGTTTCGTACCACTGCTAGCAAGCATATGCCTCGTAAAATCAATGCTAGAACGCCAATCAAATTTATAAGGCTCATAGCCAATGCTCATATCAAATAAGTTATAGTTTGCTGCAAACGTTCGCTGAATGGTTTCCTGATTGACTATACGACCAGCACCAAATAAATTGAAGGTTGGCTCATGTGCCAGAGCATAAGTTACATAACGACCACGACAGCCAAGACCATAGGTGAAAGCAATCCACTGGTTTTCAAAAACAAGTGCATCGACCTCCACCTGTAATGCCTCTCCTTTTAGCATTGTAAGACGCTCAAAAAAATCTCTTTTCTTGCCCTTTGTAAAATCACTTGTATCTAGCTTCTTTGCCCAGCGTCTATCAAACAACCGAAACATTTGCCAAAGCTCGTCCTGTGATGGCTCACGCCTTGTTAAGGAGCCTAAATTTCGGAGCTTTCGTTCGCGACGATCAACACCATGCATTTTTCGCCGTTGCTGGAAATGATGCTGAAAATCTACTTCTGAAAAGGCGAGATAGGGTGTCACAACACGGAAAATACTTGTACGTAATTGTCGCTCTACAAAGTATTGCTCCACGACTTTTGTAGACACTTTACTTTCTAATAAGCCATGCAGTGAAAAAACAATATGCCGATGCTTCTTAATCAGTTCATCAAATACGAAGGTCGTTGCTTGTGGTAACCATTGATGTTTGGCAACAACCCCTGTATAGTTAGCAATATTTTCACCTGCAAAGGCATACACTCTTATCCCCCATCGAACAGATACCTTAAAGGGGAAAAACGCAATGATTGTCCCGTCATGTTCAATGGCGTAAAGCTCAACTCGTTCTTTACGCCCTACAATTTGCCACCAATTATAAAACCAAGCAAATTCTATAAACGGGTTATCATTGTCCTCTGCTTCTAAAATGGCATCCCAAATTTCCTTGTACCACATAAGCTCATCATCTGTTCTAATGCGAATTAATTGCAATTTAATCCCCTTTCTTCACAAGTTCTGAAACAGCCTGTTGATACACTGTTACTGTTTTTTGATACATGGGGATAAACGTGAAATCCTGCAAGTAACGACGTTCACTTGCATTCCCCATTTGTTGCCTTAAAATAGTATCCATTAACAATGTACGAAGCCTCTTCTTCAATAATTCATATTCTTCTCGCCCTACTAAAAATCCATTATCCTTATCTGCAATAAGTTCGTTCACACCACCTACATTTGTTGCAATAATTGGAAGACCTACACGCATTGCTTCAATGATAGAAATCGGCAAGCCTTCCCAATCTGACAACAATACAAATACATGGCTCTTCTCTAGATATGAATGAACGTCTAATTGATTGCCTAAAAAGGTTACACGATTCGTTAAACCATGCTGAACAACGAAACCCTCAAGAGCTGGACGTAAAGAGCCATCCCCAATTAATTGAAGATGCCAAGAT
Encoded proteins:
- a CDS encoding GNAT family N-acetyltransferase produces the protein MQLIRIRTDDELMWYKEIWDAILEAEDNDNPFIEFAWFYNWWQIVGRKERVELYAIEHDGTIIAFFPFKVSVRWGIRVYAFAGENIANYTGVVAKHQWLPQATTFVFDELIKKHRHIVFSLHGLLESKVSTKVVEQYFVERQLRTSIFRVVTPYLAFSEVDFQHHFQQRRKMHGVDRRERKLRNLGSLTRREPSQDELWQMFRLFDRRWAKKLDTSDFTKGKKRDFFERLTMLKGEALQVEVDALVFENQWIAFTYGLGCRGRYVTYALAHEPTFNLFGAGRIVNQETIQRTFAANYNLFDMSIGYEPYKFDWRSSIDFTRHMLASSGTKRTNLLAGFLTLKERLKEHVKGNQRIVDWKRNTLGYLRYLVKYGKIKDWLEYGQQFVEKCIRLKQVELYELSPLEDVSPQQPVGNLFEEMSIQEAMQLDQEEVIALYYKGYKIYKDSFAETNKPAFALHASNWRVDSMKIVEALPKETYFLAYDVFKQIDIITAYFRKIKPAQTLWVTASFWQWRKRKRLVQLGYKPISRMKHYKIARFERQRVEKYTESGGDVHSVH